A genomic stretch from Setaria italica strain Yugu1 chromosome VII, Setaria_italica_v2.0, whole genome shotgun sequence includes:
- the LOC101756307 gene encoding circumsporozoite protein-like — MDRDGGADLGATPREPPVGLGAAEMEGPAGLATAPRAAPAGLAAAPRADPTSLGSASRAAPAGLGGASRAAPAGLAAAPRADPASLGSTSRAAPAGLGGASRVAPTALAAAPRADPARLGSASRAAPASLGSASLAAPASLAAAPRVAPVGLGGAPRAAPAGLAAAPRVAAAGLAGAPRGGPTVVGGVTDATREASGMEQDPSRGDFGDQDDGDQGLAVGG; from the coding sequence ATGGACAGGGACGGAGGCGCCGACCTGGGCGCCACACCGAGGGAGCCCCCCGTCGGCCTGGGCGCTGCGGAGATGGAAGGGCCCGCCGGCCTGGCCaccgcgccgcgggcggcccccgccggcctggcggccgcgccgcgggcggACCCCACCAGCCTGGGCAGCGCGTCGCGGGCGGCACCCGCCGGCCTGGGCGGTGCCTCGCGAGCGGCACCCGCcggcctggccgccgcgccgcgggcggaCCCCGCCAGCCTGGGCAGCACGTCGCGGGCGGCACCCGCCGGCCTGGGCGGCGCCTCGCGAGTGGCACCCACCgccctggccgccgcgccgcgggcggaCCCCGCCAGACTGGGCAGCGCATCGCGGGCGGCACCCGCCAGCCTGGGCAGCGCCTCGCTGGCGGCCCCCGCCagcctggccgccgcgccgcgggtgGCACCCGTCGGGCTGGGCGGCGCACCGCGAGCGGCCCCAGCCGGtctggccgccgcgccgagggtggccgccgccggtctGGCCGGCGCGCCGAGGGGCGGCCCGACCGTTGTGGGCGGCGTGACCGACGCGACGAGGGAGGCATCAGGCATGGAGCAAGATCCGTCCAGGGGTGATTTCGGGGACCAGGATGATGGTGACCAAGGTCTGGCCGTCGGCGGATGA
- the LOC101762768 gene encoding ELMO domain-containing protein A — translation MVGNRTWFGGLFNGSGKRRQVSAEKIVFDLTPLQEQRLQKLKERLNVPYDETRADHQESLRALWNSSFPDTELTSLVSAQWKDMGWQGVNPATDFRGCGFISLENLLFFARTYPAPFKRLMLKQQGMRAVWEYPFAVAGVNISYMLIQLLELNSARPKSLPGINFIKVLTEHEDAFDVLYCIAFEMMDAQWLAMRASYMQFKEVMEATKQQLERELSLEDVHGIHDLPAYNLLHK, via the exons ATGGTTGGAAATAGGACATGGTTTGGAGGGCTTTTCAACGGCTCAGGCAAAAGGCGACAAGTTAGTGCAGAGAAGATAGTGTTTGATCTGACCCCTCTTCAG GAACAGAGATTGCAAAAGTTGAAGGAAAGGCTAAATGTACCTTATGATGAAACTCGAGCAGATCATCAG GAATCACTTAGGGCTCTTTGGAATTCCTCCTTTCCTGATACAGAGCTCACTAGCTTAGTTTCAGCGCAGTGGAAAGATATGGGGTGGCAGGGCGTGAACCCAGCGACTGATTTCAG GGGCTGTGGATTTATTTCACTTGAGAACCTTTTGTTTTTCGCTAGAACATATCCG GCTCCTTTCAAGAGGTTGATGCTGAAGCAGCAAGGAATGCGAGCCGTATGGGAGTACCCCTTTGCGGTTGCAGGTGTAAACATCTCTTACATGCTGATTCAGCTGTTGGAGCTCAACTCAG CGCGGCCGAAATCTTTGCCAGGGATTAACTTTATCAAAGTGTTGACAG AACACGAGGATGCATTTGACGTGCTATACTGCATCGCTTTCGAGATGATGGATGCTCAGTGGCTAGCAATGCGAGCATCGTATATGCAGTTCAAA GAGGTGATGGAGGCCACAAAGCAGCAGCTGGAGAGGGAGCTCTCCCTGGAGGATGTCCATGGCATCCATGACCTCCCAGCTTACAACCTCTTGCACAAATAG
- the LOC101763175 gene encoding uncharacterized protein LOC101763175, which yields MGTGWRRALCTSVQRDDGDAKNKKRRPHDAAGGGGGGFFSAVKSAATGNSSSNPSTPTLRCRTKPLQQPAEAAPVTPPSAPAPARKHRMPLLQALSAPASPRSPSRFALLKASLLPSKARCGVCSRGVKSGGSSAVFTAECSHAFHFPCIAAHARSSSANGVLSCPVCAEPWRQAPFLASLRLHCSSFHDDNKRRASGGSDGRKTPPPPPSSKLYDDDEPLLAPKAAANGGGFNPIPEADEDDEEEEQGAAEFRGFFPRPRTTSGLAVTVAPEAALVSTGRRHGKYVVAVKVKAPGLRLSSASPRRAPIDLVTVLDVSQGMMGEKLQILKRGMRLVVASLGPADRLSIVAFSGAAKRLLPLRRMTRQGQRSARQILDRLVVCAAAATTQGQEQGPGQQQSACVGDALRKATKVLEDRRDRNPVATVMLLSDTQQQQQQRDQSTTRKQFGRPAMAAPATRFTHVEIPIGDAPPLVRPEEEKEEPPVEHAFARCLGGLVSVVMQDVQLELVFLAGEITAVYSCGPGQQAVALAGGGSGGAGVSVRLGEMYAEEERELLVELRAPLQQQSHHPHSLSVRCGYRDPASQEAVRGAEQPLLLPPLAQSERSSRRLHDLFVVTRAVAESRRLAELQDLATAIHLLSSARALVLQSPPTQQREELVGSLDTELSDMQWRRSQQQQHRHQQEDDQQPLTPTSRRGRRPDGEAAATTPVGTPRSGGPGGEPLTPTSAWRAAEQLAKVAIMRKSMNRVSDLHGFENARF from the exons atggggacGGGGTGGCGGAGGGCGCTGTGCACGTCCGTCCAGCGGGACGACGGCGATGCCAAGAACAAGAAGCGCCGCCCGCACGACGCtgccggtggaggtggaggcggattCTTCTCCGCCGTCAagagcgccgccaccggcaacagcagcagcaacccgtCGACGCCCACCCTGCGGTGCCGGACCAAGCCCCTGCAGCAGCCGGCGGAGGCCGCCCCCGTGacgccgccctccgcgccggcgcccgccagGAAGCACCGGATGCCGCTGCTCCAGGCGCTGTCGGCGCCGGCCTCGCCCAGATCCCCTTCCAGATTCGCGCTGCTCAAGGCCTCGCTCCTCCCGTCCAAG GCCCGGTGCGGCGTGTGCTCCCGCGGCGTGAAGAGCGGCGGCAGCTCGGCGGTGTTCACGGCGGAGTGCTCCCACGCCTTCCACTTCCCCTGCATCGCCGCCCAcgcgcgctcctcctccgctaACGGCGTCCTCTCCTGCCCCGTCTGCGCCGAGCCATGGCGCCAGGCGCCCTTCCTCGCCTCCCTCCGCCTCCACTGCTCCTCCTTCCACGACGACAACAAGCGTcgcgccagcggcggcagcgacggccgcaagacgccgccgccgccgccatcctccaagctctacgacgacgacgagccgctgCTGGCGCCCAAGGCCgcggccaacggcggcggcttcaaCCCGATCCCGGaggccgacgaggacgacgaggaggaggagcagggcgcCGCCGAGTTCAGGGGCTTCTTCCCGCGCCCCAGGACGACGTCGGGGCTCGCGGTCACCGTCGCGCCGGAGGCCGCGCTCGTGTCGACGGGCCGGCGGCACGGCAAGTACGTGGTGGCCGTGAAGGTGAAGGCGCCCGGGCTGCGGTTGTCGTCGGCGTCCCCGCGGCGCGCGCCCATTGATCTCGTCACCGTGCTGGACGTGAGCCAGGGCATGATGGGGGAGAAGCTGCAGATTCTCAAGCGCGGGATGCGCCTCGTCGTGGCCTCTCTTGGCCCCGCCGACCGCCTCTCCATCGTGGCATTCTCCGGCGCCGCCAAGCGCCTGCTGCCGCTGCGCCGGATGACGAGGCAGGGCCAGCGGTCGGCGCGCCAGATCCTCGACCGCCTCGTCGTCTGCGCTGCCGCCGCGACCACCCAGGGGCAAGAGCAGGGGCCGGGGCAGCAGCAGAGCGCTTGCGTCGGCGACGCGCTGCGCAAGGCCACCAAGGTGCTCGAGGACCGGCGCGACCGCAACCCGGTGGCCACCGTGATGCTGCTCTCCGacacccagcagcagcagcagcagcgggatCAATCGACGACGAGGAAGCAGTTTGGGCGGCCAGCCATGGCTGCTCCGGCGACGCGGTTCACGCACGTGGAGATCCCCATCGGCGACGCGCCTCCCCTTGTCCggcccgaggaggagaaggaagagccCCCGGTGGAACACGCGTTCGCCAGGTGCCTTGGTGGGCTGGTGAGCGTGGTGATGCAGGATGTGCAGCTGGAGCTGGTGTTCCTGGCGGGGGAGATCACGGCGGTGTACTCGTGTGGCCCCGGGCagcaggcggtggcgctggccggcggaggcagcggcggcgccggggtgaGCGTGCGGCTGGGCGAGATGtacgcggaggaggagcgggagctgCTGGTGGAGCTGCGCGCGCCGCTGCAGCAGCAGAGCCACCACCCGCACTCGCTGTCGGTGCGGTGCGGCTACCGCGATCCGGCGTCGCAGGAGGCGGTGCGCGGCGCGGAgcagccgctgctgctgccgccgctggcacAGAGCGAGAGGTCGTCGCGGCGGCTGCACGACCTGTTCGTGGTGacgcgggcggtggcggagtcgcggcggctggcggagctGCAGGACCTGGCGACGGCGATCCACCTGCTGTCGTCGGCGCGGGCGCTGGTGCTGCAGTCGCCGCCGACGCAGCAGCGGGAGGAGCTGGTTGGCAGCCTCGACACGGAGCTCAGCGACATGCAGTGGCGGcgcagccagcagcagcagcatcggcATCAGCAGGAGGACGACCAGCAGCCGCTGACGCCGACGTCGAGGCGCGGCAGGAGGCCggacggggaggcggcggcgacgacgcccGTGGGGACGCCGCGGTCGGGCGGTCCTGGCGGCGAGCCGCTGACGCCGACGTCGGCGTGGCGCGCGGCGGAGCAGCTGGCCAAGGTGGCCATCATGCGCAAGTCCATGAACCGGGTGAGCGACCTGCACGGCTTCGAGAACGCGCGCTTCTGA